A genomic window from Streptomyces mirabilis includes:
- a CDS encoding HGxxPAAW family protein, with product MSKHDEGHTLAGWIGFGIATAGVVGIGLGVCADNALGEWGGLAVVAVSVLVTWVLHLAGWGKPPGRRPASEWGLRVRDLGARQGHPGCVGCRLAGRGRPATRSDVAVGGKPVSGEPVTESIT from the coding sequence GGCTGGATCGGATTCGGGATCGCCACCGCGGGGGTGGTGGGCATCGGGCTGGGGGTCTGCGCCGACAACGCCCTCGGGGAGTGGGGCGGCCTGGCGGTCGTGGCCGTGAGCGTGCTGGTCACCTGGGTGCTCCATCTCGCCGGATGGGGCAAGCCGCCCGGGCGACGGCCGGCCTCGGAGTGGGGACTGCGGGTCAGGGACCTCGGCGCGCGGCAGGGGCACCCCGGGTGCGTGGGGTGCCGGCTGGCGGGGCGCGGGCGGCCCGCGACCAGGTCGGACGTGGCTGTCGGCGGTAAGCCTGTGAGCGGTGAACCCGTGACCGAGTCCATCACCTGA